A stretch of Carya illinoinensis cultivar Pawnee chromosome 14, C.illinoinensisPawnee_v1, whole genome shotgun sequence DNA encodes these proteins:
- the LOC122293546 gene encoding uncharacterized protein LOC122293546: MQQMLDDMRAGTFVDVPQDNTGSSNRPPIPEDSPATSFDKLLEDARRPLFDGCTTFTKLSFIVKLLHIKSIGGWSIRSFDMLLDLLRSSLPDALLPQSYEESKSLERGLGFNYHKIHACPNDCILFWKEYATLNECPVCKASRWMPNTHGSRVIPQKVLRHFPLKPRLQRLFMSAKIVGDMRWHKEHRAIEDSSMRHSADSESWKKFDEHDSWFAVDPRNVRLGLASDGFTPFNNLAKPHSIWPVILVPYNLPPWSCMKDQFFITSLIIPGPRSPGNEIDVYLQPLLDELLELWEYGVPTYDASSKETFTLHAALLWTINDFPAYGNLSGWSTKGKLACPSYNADTDSNWLKYVRKHCYMGHRHFLQPDHMWRRRKGLFNGKEDHRMPPRDLGGYDILNQLQMIGDVTFGKSLRKRKRTAEELNWTKCSIFYTLPYWSTLRLRHNLDVMHIEKNIAENVLFTLMNSSGKTKDNINSRRDLEGFLRSDIALTLTELNTFFKELCARTLDVNRLSQLQTDIVTILCKLEMIFPPSFFDVMVHLAVHLPHEAILGGPVQYRWMYPFERYLGKFKQYVKNVETKFNRADRNIDADEEETIDGFQIFNQKVRPLGIASNVQLEDKLFKAAIWEHYEKCRVQHPNSIVSMHQTEFATWFKHCIQEHHTKNPLDVSADLYALACGPDRWVASYDACIINGKRFHTKGRELRRRTQNSGVLVTGDEDTNNADFYGCLKNIIELRYMEWRQVYLFECDWFDVGDKKRGVRVDDHMISVNLSRTWYKDEPFVLASQADQCFYIRDLRAKGNWGVVQNYTNRNVYNILSMSRSNADINDGESSTHEADQENESSYYYEPVQCDNSDPVSTPLDRLDIPPSHIDAREVMHVDGQCIDSSDFINDDMMNSGSEDARSEGEYSYEEDLSTDDDVGSD; the protein is encoded by the exons ATGCAGCAGATGTTGGATGACATGCGTGCAGGCACCTTTGTTGATGTGCCACAAGATAACACTGGATCATCAAATAGGCCACCAATTCCTGAAGATTCACCAGCAACGTCTTTTGACAAGCTACTGGAGGATGCCCGACGTCCTCTTTTCGACGGGTGTACAACATTTACAAAGTTGTCTTTCATTGTGAAGTTATTACACATCAAATCAATCGGTGGATGGTCAATTAGATCATTTGACATGCTCCTTGATTTGTTGCGGTCTTCTCTTCCTGATGCGCTCTTAccacaatcatatgaggagtcaAAGTCTTTGGAGCGCGGGTTGGGTTTCAATTACCATAAAATCCATGCGTGCCCCAacgactgcatcttattctggaaggaatATGCCACGCTTAATGAATGCCCTGTATGTAAGGCTTCGAGGTGGATGCCAAATACACACGGATCACGCGTCatacctcaaaaagtgttgcGCCATTTTCCGTTGAAACCGAGATTGCAGCGTCTTTTTATGTCTGCGAAGATAGTAggtgatatgagatggcataaagagcatCGGGCAATAGAAGATAGTAGTATGAGACATTCGGCTGACTCTGAGtcttggaagaaatttgatgaacatgATAGTTGGTTCGCTGTGGATCCTCGTAATGTTAGGCTCGGACTAGCAAGTGACGGCTTCACTCCCTTCAACAACTTGGCTAAACCTCATAGCATTTGGCCTGTGATCCTTGTCCCGTATAACTTGCCGCcatggtcatgcatgaaagaccAATTCTTTATAACATCTCTGATTattccagggccaaggtcaccagggAATGAGATCGATGTTTACTTGCAACCGTTGCTGGATGAGTTGCTTGAACTCTGGGAATATGGGGTACCTACATATGATGCCTCAAGTAAGGAGACATTTACGCTGCATGCTGCATTgttgtggacaatcaatgactttcctgcCTACGGGAATCTCTCTGGCTGGTCAACAAAGGGAAAATTAGCTTGTCCGTCTTATAATGCTGACACGgactccaattggttgaaatatgtccgaaaacattgttatatgggacaccgACATTTCTTACAGCCAGATCACATGTGGAGAAGGAGGAAAGGGTTGTTCAAcggtaaagaagatcatcgcATGCCACCAAGGGATTTGGGAGGATACGATATTCTAAATCAATTGCAGATGATTGGGGATGTGACGTTTGGCAAATCTCTTAGGAAGAGAAAACGTACTGCCGAagagttgaattggacaaagtgcAGCATATTCTACACGTTACCTTACTGGTCAACACTTCGACTTCGgcataatttagatgttatgcatattgagaagaatattgccGAGAACGTCTTATTCACTTTAATGAACAGTTCAGGAAAAAccaaggataatatcaattcaaggCGTGACCTGGA GGGGTTTTTAAGAAGTGACATTGCCTTGACTTTGACTGAACTTAAcactttcttcaaagagttgtgcgCTCGCACACTGGATGTGAATCGCCTATCCCAGCTCCAAACTGATATAGTCACCATTTTATGCAAactggagatgatattccctccctcctttttcgatgtcatggtccatctAGCTGTCCATTTGCCCCATGAGGCTATACTTGGAggtccagtacaatataggtggatgtacccatttgagagatatctaGGCAAATTCAAGCAGTATGTTAAGA atgttgagacgaagtTCAATCGAGCGGACCGCAACATTGATGCTGATGAAGAGGAAACTATAGatggatttcaaatttttaaccaGAAAGTTCGTCCTTTGGGTATAGCTTCCaatgtgcaattagaagatAAACTCTTTAAGGCAGCCATTTG GGAACACTACGAGAAATGTAGGGTGCAACACCCAAACAGCATCGTGAGCATGCATCAAACCGAGTTTGCAACTTGGTTCAAGCACTGT ATCCAGGAACATCATACCAAGAACCCACTTGATGTGTCAGCTGATCTGTATGCGTTGGCTTGCGGGCCTGACCGTTGGGTTGCATCATATGATGCATGCATAATAAATGGAAAGCGGTTTCATACGAAGGGTCGTGAACTTCGCCGGCGTACACAAAATTCTGGAGTTTTGGTAACTGGGGACGAGGACACAAATAATGCAGACTTTTACGGTTGTCTTAAAAATATCATAGAGTTACGCTACATGGAGTGGCGTCAGGTGTACCTATTtgaatgtgattggtttgacgttggtgatAAAAAACGAGGGGTACGGGTGGATGACCATATGATTAGTGTCAACTTGAGcaggacttggtataaggatgaaccgTTCGTGTTGGCAAGTCAGGCTGATCAATGTTTCTACATAAGAGATTTAAGGGCGAAAGGGAATTGGGGTGTTGTGCAGAACTAtacaaataggaatgtatacaacATTCTGTCCATGTCGAGGAGTAACGCAGATATTAATGATGGCGAATCAAGTACCCATGAGGccgatcaagaaaatgagtcaTCATATTATTATGAACCAGTGCAGTGTGATAACTCTGAtccagtgtcaactccactGGATCGGCTTGATATACCACCTAGCCATATTGATGCACGGGAAGTCATGCATGTGGATGGTCAATGCATAGATTCATCAGACTTTATTAATGATGACATGATGAATTCTGGCTCTGAAGATGCGCGTAGTGAGGGGGAATATTCATATGAGGAGGACCTATCCACAGATGATGATGTTGGGTCAGATTAA